One Brassica napus cultivar Da-Ae chromosome A1, Da-Ae, whole genome shotgun sequence genomic region harbors:
- the LOC106442829 gene encoding glutaminyl-peptide cyclotransferase-like isoform X1 yields the protein MATRSSSSYKKRHTKQRSMPPHLPTPASRQFFSSRRRILMMTIPLALFSAAIFLFFMPFNGSGRSSDSSLGLLSTINEIEVVAEFPHDPNAFTQGLLYAGDDTLFESTGLYGQSSVRKVSLQTGKVEVIEKMGDKYFGEGLTLLGESLFQVAWLTTTGFSYDLSNLTKVKPFKHHMKDGWGLATDGQVLFGSDGTSTLYRMDPRTMKVTDKHVIKYNGIEVRYLNELEYINNEVWANVWQSDCIARISPKDGSLLGWILLPELRLVLSLLTCSICVGYKPLCYRIDHSSFFFLRRQGLLHSGHGRIDVLNGIAWDSEKKRLFVTGKLWPKLYEIKLKPAAAKSERQIARQCLV from the exons ATGGCCACTCGATCTTCCTCCTCCTATAAGAAGAGACACACCAAGCAGCGATCAATGCCTCCTCATCTCCCGACTCCTGCTTCTCGCCAATTCTTCTCTTCTCGGAGGAGGATCTTGATGATGACGATCCCTCTTGCTCTCTTCTCCGCCGccatttttctcttctttatgCCCTTCAACGGCTCCGGAAGATCGTCTGATTCCTCGTTGGGTCTTTTATCTACGATCAATGAAATTGAAGTTGTTGCTGAGTTTCCTCATGATCCAAACGCCTTTACTCAGGGTCTTCTTTATGCAGGAGACGATACATTGTTTGAATCTACGGGTTTATACGGACAG TCTTCAGTGAGGAAAGTGTCTCTCCAGACAGGAAAG GTTGAAGTGATCGAAAAAATGGGGGATAAGTACTTTGGAGAGGGTTTGACGCTCCTTGGAGAAAG CCTCTTTCAAGTTGCATGGCTGACGACCACGGGTTTCTCTTATGATCTAAGCAACTTAACCAAA GTAAAACCATTTAAACATCATATGAAAGATGGATGGGGTTTGGCTACCGATGGACAAGTGTTGTTTGGAAGTGATGGCACTTCTACACTTTACCGGATGGACCCTCGAACAATGAAAG TTACTGATAAGCATGTAATCAAATATAATGGCATTGAGGTACGATACCTTAACGAACTCGAGTACATAAACAATGAAGTTTGGGCGAACGTGTGGCAG TCTGATTGTATTGCTAGAATTTCACCCAAGGATGGATCGCTACTTGGATGGATACTTCTTCCCGAATTAAGGTTAGTATTGTCTCTTCTAACATGTAGTATTTGTGTAGGATATAAACCACTGTGTTATAGAATTgatcattcttcttttttttttctccgcaGACAAGGATTGCTGCATTCTGGACATGGG CGTATTGATGTCTTGAATGGTATAGCATGGGACAGCGAGAAGAAGCGTCTCTTTG TAACGGGGAAACTGTGGCCGAAGCTGTACGAAATCAAGCTAAAACCAGCAGCAGCAAAGAGCGAGAGACAAATCGCGCGACAATGCTtggtatga
- the LOC106442829 gene encoding glutaminyl-peptide cyclotransferase-like isoform X2 encodes MATRSSSSYKKRHTKQRSMPPHLPTPASRQFFSSRRRILMMTIPLALFSAAIFLFFMPFNGSGRSSDSSLGLLSTINEIEVVAEFPHDPNAFTQGLLYAGDDTLFESTGLYGQSSVRKVSLQTGKVEVIEKMGDKYFGEGLTLLGESLFQVAWLTTTGFSYDLSNLTKVKPFKHHMKDGWGLATDGQVLFGSDGTSTLYRMDPRTMKVTDKHVIKYNGIEVRYLNELEYINNEVWANVWQSDCIARISPKDGSLLGWILLPELRQGLLHSGHGRIDVLNGIAWDSEKKRLFVTGKLWPKLYEIKLKPAAAKSERQIARQCLV; translated from the exons ATGGCCACTCGATCTTCCTCCTCCTATAAGAAGAGACACACCAAGCAGCGATCAATGCCTCCTCATCTCCCGACTCCTGCTTCTCGCCAATTCTTCTCTTCTCGGAGGAGGATCTTGATGATGACGATCCCTCTTGCTCTCTTCTCCGCCGccatttttctcttctttatgCCCTTCAACGGCTCCGGAAGATCGTCTGATTCCTCGTTGGGTCTTTTATCTACGATCAATGAAATTGAAGTTGTTGCTGAGTTTCCTCATGATCCAAACGCCTTTACTCAGGGTCTTCTTTATGCAGGAGACGATACATTGTTTGAATCTACGGGTTTATACGGACAG TCTTCAGTGAGGAAAGTGTCTCTCCAGACAGGAAAG GTTGAAGTGATCGAAAAAATGGGGGATAAGTACTTTGGAGAGGGTTTGACGCTCCTTGGAGAAAG CCTCTTTCAAGTTGCATGGCTGACGACCACGGGTTTCTCTTATGATCTAAGCAACTTAACCAAA GTAAAACCATTTAAACATCATATGAAAGATGGATGGGGTTTGGCTACCGATGGACAAGTGTTGTTTGGAAGTGATGGCACTTCTACACTTTACCGGATGGACCCTCGAACAATGAAAG TTACTGATAAGCATGTAATCAAATATAATGGCATTGAGGTACGATACCTTAACGAACTCGAGTACATAAACAATGAAGTTTGGGCGAACGTGTGGCAG TCTGATTGTATTGCTAGAATTTCACCCAAGGATGGATCGCTACTTGGATGGATACTTCTTCCCGAATTAAG ACAAGGATTGCTGCATTCTGGACATGGG CGTATTGATGTCTTGAATGGTATAGCATGGGACAGCGAGAAGAAGCGTCTCTTTG TAACGGGGAAACTGTGGCCGAAGCTGTACGAAATCAAGCTAAAACCAGCAGCAGCAAAGAGCGAGAGACAAATCGCGCGACAATGCTtggtatga
- the LOC106442829 gene encoding glutaminyl-peptide cyclotransferase-like isoform X3 gives MATRSSSSYKKRHTKQRSMPPHLPTPASRQFFSSRRRILMMTIPLALFSAAIFLFFMPFNGSGRSSDSSLGLLSTINEIEVVAEFPHDPNAFTQGLLYAGDDTLFESTGLYGQSSVRKVSLQTGKVKPFKHHMKDGWGLATDGQVLFGSDGTSTLYRMDPRTMKVTDKHVIKYNGIEVRYLNELEYINNEVWANVWQSDCIARISPKDGSLLGWILLPELRLVLSLLTCSICVGYKPLCYRIDHSSFFFLRRQGLLHSGHGRIDVLNGIAWDSEKKRLFVTGKLWPKLYEIKLKPAAAKSERQIARQCLV, from the exons ATGGCCACTCGATCTTCCTCCTCCTATAAGAAGAGACACACCAAGCAGCGATCAATGCCTCCTCATCTCCCGACTCCTGCTTCTCGCCAATTCTTCTCTTCTCGGAGGAGGATCTTGATGATGACGATCCCTCTTGCTCTCTTCTCCGCCGccatttttctcttctttatgCCCTTCAACGGCTCCGGAAGATCGTCTGATTCCTCGTTGGGTCTTTTATCTACGATCAATGAAATTGAAGTTGTTGCTGAGTTTCCTCATGATCCAAACGCCTTTACTCAGGGTCTTCTTTATGCAGGAGACGATACATTGTTTGAATCTACGGGTTTATACGGACAG TCTTCAGTGAGGAAAGTGTCTCTCCAGACAGGAAAG GTAAAACCATTTAAACATCATATGAAAGATGGATGGGGTTTGGCTACCGATGGACAAGTGTTGTTTGGAAGTGATGGCACTTCTACACTTTACCGGATGGACCCTCGAACAATGAAAG TTACTGATAAGCATGTAATCAAATATAATGGCATTGAGGTACGATACCTTAACGAACTCGAGTACATAAACAATGAAGTTTGGGCGAACGTGTGGCAG TCTGATTGTATTGCTAGAATTTCACCCAAGGATGGATCGCTACTTGGATGGATACTTCTTCCCGAATTAAGGTTAGTATTGTCTCTTCTAACATGTAGTATTTGTGTAGGATATAAACCACTGTGTTATAGAATTgatcattcttcttttttttttctccgcaGACAAGGATTGCTGCATTCTGGACATGGG CGTATTGATGTCTTGAATGGTATAGCATGGGACAGCGAGAAGAAGCGTCTCTTTG TAACGGGGAAACTGTGGCCGAAGCTGTACGAAATCAAGCTAAAACCAGCAGCAGCAAAGAGCGAGAGACAAATCGCGCGACAATGCTtggtatga